The Rana temporaria chromosome 13, aRanTem1.1, whole genome shotgun sequence genome has a window encoding:
- the LIX1L gene encoding LIX1-like protein has translation MESVGAQRLQPGVSGGSLRSLRPGVTGGSQATAPPPPLSLGVSGSPAVLREAVEAVVRSFAKHTQGYGRVNVVEALQEFWQMKQTRGADLKNGALVVYEMVPSSSPPYICYVTLPGGSCFGSFQFCPTKAEARRSAAKIALMNSVFNEHPSRRITDEFIEKSVCEALATFNGNREEADNPNTGIGAFRFMLEANKGKSMLEFQELMTVFQLLHWNGSLKAMRERQCSRQEVLAHYSHRALDDDMRNQMAMDWVNREQDSPSTLTRELAATERQLDEARLAGKELRYHKEKRDILMLAAGQLGNIHSSNC, from the exons ATGGAGTCGGTGGGCGCTCAGAGGCTGCAGCCGGGGGTGTCCGGGGGAAGTCTGCGCTCTCTCCGGCCCGGGGTGACGGGCGGGTCTCAGGCCACGGCTCCTCCCCCTCCGCTCAGCCTCGGGGTGTCCGGGAGTCCGGCGGTGCTGCGGGAAGCGGTGGAGGCGGTGGTGAGGAGCTTCGCCAAACACACCCAGGGATACGGGAGAG TAAACGTGGTGGAAGCTCTGCAGGAGTTCTGGCAGATGAAGCAGACCCGGGGGGCAGACCTGAAGAACGGAGCCCTGGTGGTTTACGAGATGGTCCCTTCCTCCAGCCCGCCGTACATCTGCTACGTCACCCTACCTGGAGGAAGCTGTTTCGGGAGTTTCCAG TTCTGCCCGACTAAAGCTGAAGCCAGGAGGAGCGCGGCGAAGATTGCGTTGATGAATTCCGTGTTTAACGAGCATCCCTCCCGCCGGATCACCGACGAGTTCATCGAGAAGAGCGTCTGCGAAGCCCTGGCCACGTTCAAT GGGAACCGCGAGGAGGCCGACAACCCCAACACCGGGATCGGCGCGTTCCGATTCATGCTGGAGGCCAACAAAGGAAAATCCATGCTGGAGTTCCAG GAGCTCATGACAGTCTTCCAGCTCCTCCACTGGAATGGAAGTCTGAAGGCCATGCGGGAACGGCAGTGCTCCCGTCAG gagGTCCTGGCCCACTACTCCCACCGGGCCCTGGACGACGACATGAGAAACCAGATGGCGATGGACTGGGTGAACCGGGAGCAGGACTCTCCATCAACCCTGACCCGAGAGCTGGCGGCCACCGAGAGGCAGCTGGACGAGGCCCGGCTAGCCGGGAAGGAGCTCCGTTACCACAAGGAGAAGAGGGACATCCTGATGCTGGCCgcaggacagctggggaatatACACTCCTCCAACTGCTAG